Proteins from a single region of Bactrocera neohumeralis isolate Rockhampton unplaced genomic scaffold, APGP_CSIRO_Bneo_wtdbg2-racon-allhic-juicebox.fasta_v2 cluster10, whole genome shotgun sequence:
- the LOC126765163 gene encoding uncharacterized protein LOC126765163 encodes MFYRKEKTAVESTGGSPSQWPLYDKMRAVLLPYVSYNAESLVEESFQSSTNSEPLQISVETAASSTFVAASPLSSTVCLPSPSAMPMSPSDTSSVPVPSPEPSDAINKKRNNFQSIILKKFEQIEKQLEKASQQSIETSKEIKDLTKKMVENDNKKTEMMEQYIKDSKETNERLLQFLNK; translated from the exons atgTTTTACAGGAAAGAGAAGACAGCAGTCGAGTCAACTGGCGGTTCTCCCTCGCAGTGGCCACTTTACGATAAAATGAGAGCCGTACTGTTGCCGTACGTCAGCTACAATGCCGAGAGCTTAGTGGAGGAAAGTTTTCAAA gttCTACTAACTCCGAACCACTCCAAATTTCGGTGGAAACGGCTGCGTCTTCTACATTCGTTGCTGCATCGCCATTGTCATCAACGGTTTGCCTACCATCGCCCTCAGCTATGCCGATGTCGCCAAGCGATACTTCTTCGGTACCAGTACCGTCTCCCGAGCCGAGTGAtgctattaataaaaaaaggaataattttcaaagcataatcttaaaaaaatttgaacaaatagaAAAACAGCTCGAAAAAGCAAGTCAGCAATCCATTGAAACCAGCAAAGAAATTAAGGACTTGacaaaaaaaatggttgaaaatgataataaaaaaaccgAAATGATGGAACAATATATTAAAGATTCTAAAGAAACAAATGAACGATTActtcaatttctaaataaataa